In Niveispirillum cyanobacteriorum, the following proteins share a genomic window:
- the hisG gene encoding ATP phosphoribosyltransferase yields MSPAANDLLVLALPKGRILDEVRPLLHHVGIEPEADFDNPKSRALKFDTNLPHVKIIRVRSFDVATFVAFGAAHLGVCGSDVLMEFDYPEIYTPLDLGIGKCRIAVAEPVDLSSSDDPSRWSHVRVATKYPEITRRHFAARGVQAECIKLNGAMELAPNLGLCSRIVDLVSTGTTLKANGLVEIEHIADISSRLVVNRAAFKTRHGEIQGWIDRFQEAIGNAG; encoded by the coding sequence ATGTCGCCCGCTGCCAATGACCTGCTGGTACTGGCCCTTCCCAAGGGTCGGATTCTGGATGAGGTGAGGCCGTTGCTGCATCATGTCGGCATCGAGCCGGAAGCCGATTTCGATAATCCGAAATCACGCGCCCTGAAGTTCGACACGAATCTTCCGCATGTGAAGATCATCCGGGTGCGCAGCTTCGACGTCGCCACCTTCGTGGCCTTTGGCGCCGCCCATCTGGGCGTCTGCGGCAGCGACGTGCTGATGGAATTCGACTATCCGGAGATTTACACGCCGCTGGACCTGGGCATCGGCAAGTGCCGCATTGCGGTGGCCGAACCGGTGGACCTGTCCAGCAGTGACGATCCGTCGCGCTGGTCCCATGTGCGCGTCGCCACCAAATATCCGGAAATCACCCGCCGGCATTTCGCGGCGCGCGGTGTGCAGGCCGAATGCATCAAGCTGAATGGCGCCATGGAACTGGCCCCCAATCTCGGCCTTTGCTCGCGCATCGTTGACCTTGTGTCCACCGGCACCACCTTGAAGGCCAATGGCTTGGTGGAGATTGAGCATATTGCCGACATCTCCTCCCGCCTTGTCGTCAACCGGGCGGCATTCAAGACGCGCCATGGCGAAATCCAAGGCTGGATCGACCGTTTTCAGGAGGCCATCGGCAATGCCGGTTAA
- a CDS encoding SMP-30/gluconolactonase/LRE family protein, protein MSAADFIIHDRDRSRAVLNVTARVDKLYGDCRWAEGPAWFPAHRTLVWSDIPNDRMLRLDEVTGVVSAFRMPAGFSNGNTVDRQGRLVTCEHGGRRITRTNHDGSISVLVDRWQGKRLNSPNDVVVKSDGTIWFTDPTYGIDNIYEGEQAESEIGACHVYRFDPATGTLTVVADDFVRPNGLCFSHDERMLYVVDTGHTHYADGPCHVRAFEVGEEGLLRGGGVFAASPQHGFDGLRCDEQGHLWMAEADGVHCFHPDGSLIAQVRVPERVANVEFGGARGNRLYITATSGLYAVMLAVRGAKRF, encoded by the coding sequence ATGTCTGCTGCCGATTTCATTATTCATGACCGTGATCGTTCGCGGGCGGTGCTTAATGTCACGGCGCGGGTGGATAAGCTTTATGGAGATTGTCGGTGGGCGGAGGGTCCGGCTTGGTTCCCGGCTCACCGTACCCTGGTCTGGTCGGACATCCCCAATGACCGCATGCTACGCCTGGATGAAGTGACGGGGGTCGTCAGTGCTTTTCGCATGCCGGCGGGATTTTCCAACGGTAATACGGTGGATCGGCAGGGACGGCTCGTCACATGTGAACATGGGGGCCGGCGCATCACCCGCACCAACCATGATGGTAGTATCAGCGTTCTGGTTGACCGCTGGCAGGGTAAACGCCTGAACAGCCCCAATGATGTGGTGGTGAAATCCGACGGCACCATCTGGTTTACCGACCCGACCTATGGCATCGACAACATCTACGAAGGCGAACAGGCCGAGAGTGAAATTGGCGCCTGCCACGTCTATCGGTTTGATCCGGCGACCGGGACGTTGACGGTTGTCGCCGATGATTTCGTGCGTCCCAACGGTCTTTGTTTTTCCCATGACGAGCGGATGCTTTACGTCGTCGATACTGGCCACACGCATTATGCCGATGGCCCGTGCCATGTCCGCGCTTTTGAGGTTGGAGAGGAGGGGCTGCTGCGCGGCGGTGGGGTTTTCGCTGCGTCCCCCCAGCACGGATTTGATGGCTTGCGCTGTGATGAGCAGGGCCATTTGTGGATGGCAGAGGCGGACGGCGTCCATTGCTTTCACCCCGATGGCAGCTTAATTGCCCAGGTTCGGGTGCCAGAACGGGTGGCGAATGTGGAGTTTGGGGGCGCACGCGGCAACCGGCTCTATATAACGGCGACCAGCGGTCTTTATGCCGTGATGCTGGCGGTGCGGGGCGCAAAACGTTTTTAA
- the hisD gene encoding histidinol dehydrogenase — MPVKFSTRDADFESRFQDLLGAKREVQEDLNNAVTAILNDVKARGDAAVLDYTKRWDRLDITAEAMAFTADEIADAVSNCDAETLDALKLAAARIEAFHRTQPIESSFFTDPAGVRLGARWTPVGAVGLYVPGGLASYPSSVLMNAIPAKVAGVPRIAMVVPTPDGVINPLVLAAAQLAGVTEIYRIGGAQAVGALAFGTETIKPVDKITGPGNAFVAAAKRQVFGTVGIDMIAGPSEILVVADGHNDPAWIAADLLSQAEHDTSAQSILITDDPTFADAVAAAVDTHLATLPRAEIAGTSWRDHGAIILVDSLDDAVPLVDRLAPEHLELAVADPDTLAAKIRNAGAIFLGRYTPEAIGDYVAGPNHVLPTARSARFSSGLNVLDFMKRTTLVGCTPESLAQIGPAAVSLANSEGLGAHALSVAIRLR, encoded by the coding sequence ATGCCGGTTAAATTCTCCACCCGCGATGCCGATTTCGAAAGCCGTTTTCAGGACCTGCTGGGCGCCAAGCGCGAGGTTCAGGAAGACCTGAACAATGCCGTCACCGCCATCCTGAACGATGTGAAGGCGCGGGGCGACGCGGCTGTCCTGGACTATACCAAGCGCTGGGACCGGCTGGACATCACCGCCGAGGCCATGGCCTTCACGGCGGACGAAATCGCTGATGCGGTATCCAACTGTGACGCCGAAACGCTGGATGCGCTGAAGCTGGCCGCCGCGCGGATTGAGGCGTTCCACCGCACGCAGCCCATCGAATCCTCCTTCTTCACCGATCCCGCCGGTGTGCGCCTGGGTGCGCGCTGGACCCCCGTCGGTGCCGTCGGTCTTTACGTGCCGGGCGGTCTGGCCTCCTACCCCTCCTCGGTCCTGATGAATGCCATCCCGGCCAAGGTGGCGGGGGTGCCGCGCATCGCCATGGTGGTGCCTACGCCCGATGGCGTGATCAACCCGCTGGTTTTGGCCGCCGCACAGCTGGCCGGTGTGACAGAGATTTACCGCATCGGTGGGGCACAGGCGGTTGGTGCACTGGCCTTCGGCACCGAAACGATCAAGCCGGTGGACAAGATCACCGGACCCGGCAATGCCTTTGTCGCCGCCGCCAAGCGGCAGGTTTTCGGCACCGTCGGCATCGACATGATCGCTGGCCCGTCGGAAATCCTGGTGGTTGCCGATGGTCATAACGACCCCGCCTGGATCGCTGCCGACCTGCTGTCGCAGGCCGAACATGACACCAGCGCGCAAAGCATCCTGATAACCGACGACCCCACCTTTGCCGATGCCGTGGCCGCGGCGGTCGATACGCATCTGGCCACCCTGCCGCGGGCAGAAATCGCCGGCACCTCCTGGCGCGACCATGGTGCTATCATTCTGGTGGACAGCCTGGATGATGCGGTGCCGCTGGTAGACCGTCTGGCACCCGAACATCTGGAACTGGCGGTGGCCGATCCCGATACCCTGGCCGCGAAAATCCGCAATGCCGGCGCCATCTTCCTGGGCCGCTATACGCCTGAAGCCATCGGTGATTATGTCGCTGGCCCTAACCATGTGCTGCCCACCGCCCGTTCGGCGCGGTTCTCCAGCGGCCTGAATGTTCTGGACTTCATGAAGCGCACCACGCTTGTCGGCTGCACGCCAGAGAGTCTGGCACAGATCGGTCCGGCAGCGGTTTCGCTGGCCAATTCCGAAGGGCTGGGCGCGCACGCTTTGTCG